A window of the Radiobacillus deserti genome harbors these coding sequences:
- the opp3C gene encoding oligopeptide ABC transporter permease, whose protein sequence is MDKNNLPKELFVPAKKRDDEAEKISRPSRTFLQDASRSLLKNVPSMVAIFALVVIIIMSFIGPGMNDYGYDDQDLSRAKMPARVPGLENISWSGFTGTLQGTYKGSTVEEAKQKALSRYGNDEEFIDIEVKDKGDGSEDSAKVKAVYHIYEAKDMEDQYFWFGTDGLGRDQWTRAWQGTKISLYIAFLAAAIDLVIGVIYGGISGYYGGRIDNIMQRIIEILIGIPNLVVVILMIIILKPGIISITIALTITGWIGMARIVRGEVLKLKNQEFVLASRTLGAPDRKIIFRHLIPNVVGLIIINTMFTIPNAIFFEAFLSFIGLGLVPPEASLGTLIDTGFDSLQIYPYMLIFPAILISVIMVAFNILADGLRDAFDPKMRD, encoded by the coding sequence ATGGATAAAAATAATTTGCCAAAAGAATTATTTGTACCTGCAAAAAAACGTGATGATGAAGCAGAAAAAATATCAAGACCTAGTAGAACATTCTTACAGGATGCTTCTAGAAGTTTGCTGAAGAATGTTCCTTCCATGGTCGCTATTTTTGCACTAGTTGTCATTATCATCATGAGTTTCATCGGACCGGGTATGAATGATTATGGATATGATGATCAGGATTTAAGCAGAGCAAAAATGCCAGCTCGTGTCCCTGGACTAGAAAATATTAGTTGGTCTGGCTTTACAGGAACGTTACAAGGGACGTATAAAGGTTCAACGGTCGAAGAAGCAAAACAAAAAGCTCTCAGTAGGTATGGAAATGACGAAGAGTTTATTGATATCGAAGTGAAGGATAAAGGCGATGGTAGTGAAGATTCTGCAAAAGTAAAAGCAGTCTACCACATCTATGAAGCGAAAGATATGGAAGACCAATACTTTTGGTTTGGTACAGATGGACTTGGACGTGATCAATGGACACGTGCTTGGCAAGGTACGAAAATCTCCCTTTATATCGCGTTTCTAGCAGCTGCAATTGACTTAGTTATTGGGGTTATTTATGGTGGTATTTCTGGGTACTACGGTGGCCGTATCGATAACATCATGCAGCGTATTATTGAAATTTTAATAGGGATCCCAAACTTGGTTGTTGTAATCTTGATGATTATCATTTTGAAACCTGGTATTATCTCGATCACGATAGCACTGACGATAACGGGATGGATAGGGATGGCCCGGATTGTTCGTGGGGAAGTGCTCAAACTTAAAAACCAAGAGTTCGTTTTAGCATCCAGAACATTAGGTGCACCAGATAGGAAAATTATCTTTAGACATCTAATTCCCAACGTAGTAGGGCTAATTATAATTAACACAATGTTTACTATTCCAAATGCAATATTCTTCGAAGCATTTTTAAGCTTCATTGGTTTAGGATTAGTACCGCCTGAAGCATCACTAGGTACCTTAATTGATACTGGTTTTGATTCATTACAAATCTATCCATACATGCTAATATTCCCAGCAATATTGATTTCTGTTATCATGGTTGCTTTTAACATTTTAGCTGATGGATTACGAGATGCATTTGATCCTAAGATGCGTGATTAA
- a CDS encoding ABC transporter ATP-binding protein, whose protein sequence is MEKILEVKNLNVSFDTYAGEVQAVRGVEFDLRKGETLAIVGESGSGKSVTTKALMRLIPKPHGYIKEGEILFEGQDLVKKSEKQMQKIRGKDISMIFQDPMTSLNPTMKVGSQIMESLIKHQKMGRSQAKKRAIELLELVQIPQPEERVNQYPHQFSGGMRQRVVIAIALACNPKVLIADEPTTALDVTIQAQILELMKDIQKKTNTSIIFITHDLGVVANVADRVAVMYAGKIVEVGTVDELFYNPKHPYTWGLLGSMPTLDSEDEELFAIPGTPPDLLHPPKGDAFAPRNEFALEIDYQEEPPLFKVPGSESHYAATWLLHENAPNIEPPASVKRRIEEMARTSESSESENNE, encoded by the coding sequence ATGGAAAAAATATTAGAAGTGAAAAATTTAAACGTATCATTTGACACCTATGCCGGTGAAGTTCAGGCAGTACGTGGTGTTGAATTTGATTTAAGAAAAGGGGAAACGTTAGCTATCGTTGGAGAATCAGGTTCTGGTAAATCTGTAACGACAAAAGCTCTAATGAGGTTGATTCCAAAACCCCACGGCTATATCAAAGAAGGCGAGATTTTATTTGAAGGTCAAGACCTTGTGAAAAAATCCGAAAAACAAATGCAAAAAATTCGTGGTAAAGATATCTCTATGATTTTCCAAGACCCAATGACTTCTTTAAACCCTACAATGAAGGTAGGAAGTCAAATCATGGAAAGCTTGATTAAACACCAAAAAATGGGCCGGAGTCAAGCGAAGAAACGCGCCATTGAATTGTTAGAGCTGGTACAAATTCCTCAACCGGAGGAAAGAGTGAATCAATATCCTCACCAATTCTCAGGTGGTATGAGACAGCGTGTTGTTATTGCGATTGCATTAGCTTGTAATCCTAAAGTATTAATTGCCGATGAACCAACAACAGCACTAGATGTTACGATTCAAGCGCAAATTTTGGAACTAATGAAAGACATTCAGAAAAAGACAAACACGTCTATCATCTTCATTACACACGACCTAGGTGTAGTGGCGAATGTAGCTGATCGTGTAGCGGTTATGTATGCTGGAAAGATTGTTGAGGTTGGTACAGTGGATGAACTGTTCTATAATCCTAAACATCCATATACATGGGGATTGCTAGGTTCCATGCCAACATTGGATAGTGAAGATGAAGAGTTGTTTGCTATTCCTGGTACACCACCAGATTTGTTACACCCACCTAAAGGAGATGCATTTGCTCCTCGTAATGAATTTGCACTGGAAATTGATTATCAAGAAGAGCCACCGTTGTTTAAAGTGCCTGGTTCAGAAAGTCATTATGCAGCAACATGGCTTTTACATGAAAATGCACCAAACATTGAACCACCAGCATCTGTTAAACGAAGAATAGAAGAAATGGCTAGAACGTCAGAAAGCTCGGAGAGTGAAAACAATGAGTGA
- a CDS encoding ABC transporter ATP-binding protein: protein MSEEKLLEIKGLKQHFQVGRKSVVKAVDGLNFDIYKGETFGLVGESGCGKSTTGRTIIRLYEATDGEVLFKGENVQGKKSKSELKKFNQQMQMIFQDPYSSLNPRMTVMDIIAEGLDIHGLVKNDAERKEKVFELLETVGLNKDHATRYPHEFSGGQRQRLGIARALAVEPEFIIADEPISALDVSIQAQVVNLLKKLQAEKGLTYLFIAHDLSMVKYISDRIGVMYFGKLVELADSDELYKNPIHPYTKSLLSAIPLPDPDYERNRTRISYDPSQHDTSEEPEFREVRPNHWVLCTTKEFEAYKQELQD from the coding sequence ATGAGTGAAGAAAAACTATTAGAAATAAAAGGACTTAAGCAACACTTTCAAGTGGGCAGAAAAAGTGTAGTTAAAGCTGTTGATGGACTAAACTTCGATATCTATAAGGGTGAAACATTTGGCCTTGTAGGAGAATCTGGCTGTGGGAAATCTACAACTGGTAGAACTATTATTCGTTTATACGAAGCGACAGATGGGGAAGTTCTATTTAAAGGTGAAAACGTTCAAGGTAAGAAAAGCAAATCGGAGCTTAAAAAATTCAATCAACAAATGCAAATGATATTCCAAGATCCATATTCCTCTTTAAATCCGAGAATGACAGTTATGGATATCATTGCAGAAGGATTGGATATTCATGGTTTAGTAAAGAACGATGCAGAACGTAAAGAGAAGGTCTTTGAGTTACTAGAGACTGTCGGATTAAATAAAGACCATGCTACTCGTTATCCGCATGAATTTAGTGGTGGACAACGTCAACGTCTGGGTATTGCACGTGCTTTGGCTGTTGAACCAGAATTTATTATTGCTGACGAACCAATCTCTGCACTGGACGTTTCCATTCAAGCACAAGTAGTAAACTTGTTGAAAAAATTGCAAGCAGAAAAAGGCTTAACCTATCTATTTATCGCACACGACTTGTCAATGGTGAAATACATCAGTGACCGTATCGGAGTAATGTATTTTGGTAAATTAGTTGAGTTAGCAGATAGTGATGAATTATATAAAAACCCAATTCATCCGTACACAAAATCTCTTTTATCTGCAATTCCACTACCAGACCCGGATTATGAAAGAAACCGTACAAGAATTTCTTATGATCCGAGTCAGCACGATACTAGTGAGGAACCAGAATTCAGAGAAGTTAGACCGAATCATTGGGTATTATGCACAACCAAAGAATTCGAAGCTTATAAGCAAGAATTACAAGACTAA